In Streptomyces sp. NBC_00433, a single genomic region encodes these proteins:
- a CDS encoding phosphopantetheine-binding protein, translating into MALDWRRVFGDDVRPVELPTYAFQRARYWPPAVPEAAPTATPVKERAPVRPVKVKAPPVVRAVSRAGREQLLDLVVGLTSDLLALPAGDIDQDDGFFQLGMDSLLAVELRKELETRLRTELPSTVLFEQPTVAALVDFLSDSSAGTPEPAPADVLPSHVPEPPERAAPDMYGDDLVALLEAEIEHSRSTREGVRTR; encoded by the coding sequence ATGGCGCTCGACTGGCGGCGGGTCTTCGGCGATGACGTCCGTCCGGTCGAACTGCCGACGTACGCATTCCAGCGAGCGCGTTACTGGCCCCCTGCGGTACCTGAGGCTGCTCCCACCGCGACGCCCGTGAAGGAACGCGCCCCGGTCAGGCCGGTCAAGGTCAAGGCACCGCCGGTCGTCCGCGCCGTCTCGCGCGCGGGCCGAGAGCAACTGCTCGACCTGGTGGTGGGCCTCACGTCCGATCTCCTCGCACTGCCGGCCGGCGACATCGACCAGGACGACGGCTTCTTCCAGCTGGGCATGGATTCGCTGCTGGCCGTCGAGCTGCGCAAGGAACTCGAAACCCGTCTGCGGACAGAGCTGCCCAGCACCGTGCTGTTCGAGCAGCCCACCGTGGCGGCACTCGTGGATTTCCTGTCCGACTCCTCGGCCGGCACACCGGAGCCGGCGCCCGCCGACGTACTGCCATCCCACGTTCCTGAGCCGCCGGAACGCGCCGCACCGGACATGTACGGCGATGATCTGGTCGCTCTGCTGGAAGCCGAGATCGAGCACTCCCGAAGCACTCGCGAAGGGGTACGAACGCGATGA